A genomic region of Deltaproteobacteria bacterium contains the following coding sequences:
- a CDS encoding WYL domain-containing protein, with protein sequence LDAYVKDSLVVMRGKPIELELLFDKATTAWVKGRIWHHSQQVHETRDGRLALTLRVADTPELVGWVLHFGGGVRVIGPAAFRDKVRDEARKIVDRV encoded by the coding sequence CTCGACGCCTACGTCAAGGACTCCCTCGTGGTGATGCGCGGCAAGCCCATCGAGTTGGAACTGCTGTTCGACAAGGCCACGACCGCATGGGTAAAGGGGCGCATCTGGCACCACAGCCAGCAGGTCCACGAAACCCGGGACGGGCGCCTGGCCCTTACGCTCCGGGTCGCCGATACGCCCGAGCTGGTGGGCTGGGTGCTCCACTTCGGCGGGGGAGTCCGGGTCATAGGCCCCGCCGCGTTTCGCGACAAGGTCCGCGACGAAGCCCGCAAGATTGTTGATCGGGTGTGA